In Blastopirellula sp. J2-11, a single genomic region encodes these proteins:
- a CDS encoding DUF1549 and DUF1553 domain-containing protein: MMTCAFRLAILATLLVGVYNSAPAAEPDRAQMLADRIDARLQVIWKAHGVEAAPPADSAIFLRRASLDLLGRIPTAAEARAFVRDDSPELRRATIHQMVDNSASTQRLARVLRRTWFPQTDVAPYQYLTIDTQKWLAAQLQQRTPLNEIARQLIAVSFAPSEASIKAAVDAVPRTLVEANDHRAERMAANATGAFLGIDISCAQCHDHPFGSWTQDQFWQTAAFFTRTTSAPDQAFSLDDLSIAVPETNRQVSALLFTGDAISADETQEFQSGREAFAAWIAGDEHRYFARRIVNQIWTEYFGSPLQVDGEVEPADSRLSDLLDELAEELATSNFDLRRLTEALVLTRAYQLAPPQESTFQSSPNLFAAAAVRGMTGEQLFDSLCVAAGRRPLRDDLDSAAALEQRRAFCQQFRIAGSAAAERSMTQSLAMMNGAFTRDLVDPMQNPTLQAMDSTPFLSAKDRVETLFWATVGHPPTAVQWSRLTEAGLLADDPGARAERHADLFWILVNSVEFSTNH, from the coding sequence CGAGCCGGACCGAGCGCAAATGTTGGCCGATCGCATTGATGCCCGATTGCAAGTGATTTGGAAGGCGCACGGCGTCGAAGCTGCGCCGCCGGCTGACAGCGCCATCTTTCTGAGGAGAGCGAGTCTCGATCTGCTGGGTCGCATCCCCACCGCGGCCGAAGCCAGAGCGTTTGTCCGGGACGATTCGCCGGAATTGCGCCGAGCGACAATTCATCAGATGGTGGACAATTCGGCCAGCACTCAGCGGTTGGCGCGCGTCTTACGCCGCACCTGGTTTCCACAGACCGACGTCGCGCCTTACCAGTATCTGACGATCGATACGCAGAAATGGCTCGCCGCGCAACTGCAGCAAAGGACTCCGCTGAACGAGATCGCGCGGCAGTTGATCGCCGTTTCGTTCGCGCCCAGTGAAGCGTCGATCAAAGCCGCCGTCGATGCGGTTCCTCGAACGTTGGTTGAAGCGAATGATCATCGGGCCGAACGGATGGCGGCCAACGCGACCGGCGCCTTTTTGGGGATCGACATCAGTTGTGCGCAGTGCCACGACCATCCTTTCGGCAGCTGGACTCAGGATCAATTTTGGCAGACCGCCGCTTTCTTTACGCGCACCACAAGCGCGCCGGACCAGGCGTTCTCGCTCGATGACTTGTCGATCGCCGTGCCAGAAACGAATCGCCAAGTATCGGCGCTGCTCTTCACCGGCGACGCGATCTCCGCTGACGAGACGCAGGAATTTCAGAGTGGGCGTGAAGCGTTCGCCGCATGGATCGCCGGCGATGAGCATCGCTACTTTGCGCGGCGTATCGTGAATCAGATTTGGACGGAGTATTTTGGATCGCCGTTGCAGGTTGACGGTGAAGTGGAACCGGCCGACTCTCGCTTGTCTGATTTGTTGGACGAACTGGCTGAAGAGTTGGCCACGTCCAATTTCGACCTCCGCAGGCTGACCGAAGCGCTGGTCCTGACCCGCGCCTATCAACTGGCGCCGCCGCAGGAGTCCACTTTTCAGTCCTCACCGAATCTATTCGCGGCCGCTGCTGTCCGTGGGATGACCGGCGAGCAACTCTTCGATAGCTTGTGCGTGGCCGCTGGACGTCGGCCGCTGCGGGACGACCTTGATTCGGCCGCCGCGCTGGAGCAGCGGAGAGCCTTTTGCCAGCAGTTTCGAATTGCTGGTTCGGCCGCCGCTGAACGTTCGATGACGCAGTCGCTCGCGATGATGAACGGGGCGTTTACACGCGACCTGGTCGATCCGATGCAGAACCCGACGCTGCAAGCAATGGACTCCACTCCCTTCCTTTCGGCCAAAGATCGTGTCGAGACCCTGTTTTGGGCGACGGTGGGACATCCGCCGACCGCAGTACAATGGAGTCGCCTCACCGAGGCCGGACTATTGGCCGATGATCCTGGCGCACGCGCCGAGCGTCATGCCGATTTGTTTTGGATCCTGGTGAACTCCGTGGAATTCAGCACGAATCATTGA
- a CDS encoding DUF1501 domain-containing protein, producing MPHKTSRRRMLRSLAASLSISTLGAGGLAPVGWLRQLAAEQASRRSAAKNIILLWLNGGPATIDLWDLKPQHANGGPFREQATRTPGMRFSEHLPQLAKCSDQLAIVRSMTSKEGDHDRAVHLGRTGYIPQAGIDFPDLGALVASEVSPADGLLPGFVSIAPPPRSNFGGSGFLGPRFAPMSIGEGANSPADLHVQNLYSALTDAQRRERNRQLLTEFDREFVDAHAGKLAHNYQASLERAIRLMTPEAVAAFDWEQESESIRDQYGRNLFGQGCLLARRLVERGTSFVEVTLDGWDTHNDNFNRLKSLSGQLDAAMAALINDLRDRGLLESTLIVCQGEFGRTPNINVNAGRDHWPRAWSVALAGGGVGQGQVIGATSDDGTSVVGDSYVVPDLIASVCDWLGVDYRKQNASNVNRPIRIADPDAQPIPGLVS from the coding sequence GTGCCGCACAAGACCAGTCGACGACGAATGTTGCGATCTTTAGCGGCCTCGCTGTCGATCTCAACGCTGGGCGCTGGAGGGTTGGCGCCTGTAGGGTGGTTGCGCCAGTTGGCCGCCGAACAAGCGAGCCGCCGTTCCGCAGCGAAGAATATCATTTTGCTCTGGCTCAACGGGGGACCGGCGACGATCGATCTGTGGGATCTCAAACCGCAGCACGCCAACGGCGGTCCGTTTCGTGAACAAGCGACCCGCACGCCGGGAATGCGGTTCAGCGAGCATTTGCCGCAACTAGCGAAATGCTCGGATCAGTTGGCGATTGTGCGATCGATGACCTCCAAAGAAGGTGATCACGATCGCGCGGTTCATTTGGGACGTACCGGTTACATCCCGCAGGCCGGCATCGATTTTCCGGATCTCGGGGCGCTGGTCGCCAGCGAAGTTTCGCCTGCAGATGGCCTGTTGCCGGGGTTTGTCAGTATTGCACCGCCGCCGCGATCCAACTTTGGGGGCAGCGGATTTTTGGGGCCGCGATTTGCGCCGATGAGTATCGGTGAAGGCGCTAATTCGCCGGCTGATCTTCACGTGCAAAATTTGTACTCGGCGTTAACCGATGCCCAGCGACGCGAGCGCAATCGTCAACTGTTGACGGAGTTCGATCGAGAATTTGTTGACGCGCACGCCGGCAAACTCGCTCATAACTATCAAGCCTCGCTCGAGCGAGCGATTCGACTGATGACCCCCGAGGCGGTCGCCGCGTTCGATTGGGAGCAAGAGTCGGAAAGCATTCGCGACCAGTATGGCCGCAATTTGTTTGGACAAGGCTGCTTGCTGGCGCGTCGCCTGGTGGAACGAGGAACGTCGTTTGTCGAGGTCACCCTCGATGGTTGGGATACCCACAACGATAACTTCAATCGTCTCAAGTCGCTCTCTGGACAACTCGACGCCGCAATGGCGGCGCTGATCAACGACTTGCGAGATCGCGGCTTGCTGGAGTCGACTTTAATCGTCTGTCAGGGAGAATTTGGCCGCACGCCCAACATCAACGTCAACGCCGGGCGAGACCATTGGCCGCGCGCCTGGTCGGTCGCGTTGGCTGGCGGCGGCGTCGGTCAAGGTCAGGTGATTGGCGCGACCAGCGACGACGGCACAAGCGTGGTCGGTGATTCGTATGTCGTGCCAGACTTGATCGCGTCGGTCTGCGACTGGCTGGGGGTCGACTATCGCAAGCAAAATGCGTCCAACGTTAATCGTCCAATTCGGATCGCCGATCCCGACGCTCAACCGATTCCAGGTCTCGTGTCATGA
- a CDS encoding EF-hand domain-containing protein: MTRAIQTWTRLAILLALIFPAAALAEPTLQATSDDRTLLISLNGDNSSETLEFVVTADGQAAAEARHQAYHAIFVFFDADQNGRLSKAEAALMPTPFGLRQIASGRLLTTSGPLPQTVDRDGDGDIQPDELAQFYDQSGCGGCVVTYGADPHSEQLTAALRERLALASEGPVSYASFQQAALGLKKLDGNNDELISPGELLASARYPGASAARLILPMSEKTPAEKNRHAAGICRIDFSSGEVLIDKKQVAWRKSDRVWTRIHTTRGKHAASLDKLEELTSQLRQLQATRYPAGVPIDQLEGVPNASELRSFLRLIDANDDGRATSDEGERWSNVYRQLVKLQPVVAILDLGDSLFALLDENHDGSLSQAELANSGEQAASVGLIQDQKIAWDRLPRQYRVVVANGLPQSLLDQSPVAAPTWFQAMDRNGDGLVSRGEFLADDEQFQRLDQNGDGYVSPIEL, translated from the coding sequence ATGACGCGTGCGATTCAAACCTGGACGCGATTGGCGATTCTCTTGGCGCTGATCTTTCCCGCGGCGGCTCTAGCCGAACCGACGCTGCAAGCGACGTCCGACGATCGCACGCTGCTAATATCGTTGAACGGCGATAATTCTAGTGAGACGCTGGAATTCGTCGTGACGGCGGACGGCCAAGCGGCGGCGGAGGCGCGTCATCAAGCCTACCACGCGATCTTCGTTTTTTTTGACGCTGACCAAAACGGCCGGCTGTCGAAAGCGGAAGCGGCGCTGATGCCGACGCCGTTTGGGCTGCGGCAAATCGCTTCGGGACGTTTGTTAACCACTTCGGGCCCGCTTCCGCAGACGGTCGACCGAGACGGAGATGGCGACATTCAGCCAGACGAGCTTGCCCAGTTCTATGATCAGTCAGGCTGCGGCGGATGCGTTGTCACGTACGGCGCCGATCCGCACAGCGAACAACTGACCGCTGCGCTGCGAGAAAGGCTGGCGCTGGCGAGCGAAGGGCCTGTTAGCTACGCCTCCTTTCAGCAAGCGGCGCTGGGACTCAAAAAACTTGACGGCAACAACGATGAACTGATCAGCCCCGGCGAATTGCTCGCCAGCGCCCGCTACCCCGGCGCCAGCGCCGCTCGCTTGATCTTACCGATGTCGGAGAAAACGCCAGCAGAAAAAAATAGGCATGCTGCTGGGATTTGTCGCATCGATTTTTCTAGCGGCGAAGTGCTGATCGACAAAAAGCAGGTCGCATGGCGAAAGTCAGATCGCGTCTGGACGCGCATTCATACAACACGCGGCAAGCACGCCGCTTCGCTTGACAAATTGGAAGAGCTGACCAGTCAACTGCGCCAGCTGCAAGCGACCCGTTATCCCGCAGGAGTCCCGATCGACCAGCTAGAGGGGGTTCCGAACGCGTCCGAACTTCGCAGTTTCCTGCGTTTGATTGACGCCAACGATGACGGCCGCGCAACCAGCGATGAAGGGGAACGCTGGTCCAACGTCTATCGGCAACTGGTGAAACTGCAACCAGTGGTCGCCATCTTAGACTTGGGCGACAGCTTGTTCGCATTGCTGGACGAGAATCATGACGGCTCGCTATCTCAGGCCGAACTGGCCAATAGCGGTGAACAAGCGGCGTCTGTGGGGTTGATCCAGGACCAAAAAATCGCCTGGGATCGCCTGCCGCGACAATACAGGGTGGTCGTCGCCAACGGTCTGCCGCAGTCACTGCTGGACCAATCCCCGGTCGCGGCGCCGACATGGTTTCAAGCGATGGATCGCAACGGCGACGGCTTGGTTTCTCGCGGCGAATTTCTGGCCGACGACGAGCAGTTCCAGCGTCTTGATCAAAACGGCGATGGATATGTTTCGCCGATTGAGTTGTAG
- a CDS encoding Ig-like domain-containing protein: protein MTMKNKYRTRRNAFSMGSERLEERRVMDASAPNFDLSGVETETAYVGDQYSLDLLAAGGTITEGEFTFVLDPDPDQTPSGATISPEGVIHWTPSMDQVGSHTFRVIAMNHDSPQKGDFESITIEVSLGEPNVDLNGEDAEGVDFETTYQFGQGPVSVADSDMTVADPNNETLMSATVTITNLADGDAELLTVNTEGTSISAEYAGGELQLTGEATIAEYQQVLRSVRYSNSNAAADATPRVIEFSVNDGLSDSAIATSMVNVNLPPNLSPIADQELDAGHDLMFEISATDPNAEDELSFMIDPESPTFVSLIQEVGTRTAQLLLTPGLDVTPGMFEISILVFDNAGLADVESFFVEVMANEAPVSVDDAYETAEDTALNISAPGVLENDTDADGDPLSVVEVNGESASVGAPITLDSGALLTLNADGSFDYDPSGAFAALTEGETAEESFTYTAADSTGQMSTSSVVITIAGVNNAPVSSDDAYETSEDTALNISASGVLENDTDADGDALTVVDINGESADIGTQITLDSGALLTLNADGSFDYDPNGAFAALAEGETAEESFTYTAADSSGLMSSSTVVITIAGVNNAPVSSDDAYETSEDTALNISASGVLENDTDVDGDALTVVDINGEPTSVGTQITLDSGALLTLNADGSFDYDPNGAFASLAEAETAEDSFTYTAADSSGLMSTSTVVITIAGVNNAPVSSDDAYETAEDAILNIAAPGVLGNDVDADGDSLTVVDINGEPADLGTQITLDSGALLTLNADGSFDYDPNGMFASLAEAETAEDSFTYTAADGSGLMSTSTVVITIAGVDHAPVSNDDAYDTAEDTALNIALPGVLENDTDADGDALTVIDVNGEPADIGTQITLDSGALLTLNADGSFDYDPNGAFASLAEAETAEDSFTYTAADGSGLMSTSTVVITIAGVNNAPVSSDDAYETTEDTALNIATPGVLENDTDADGDALTVIDVNGEPANIGTQITLDSGALLTLNADGSFDYDPNGAFAALAEGETAEESFTYTAADSSGLMSSSTVVITIAGVNNAPVSSDDAYETAEDTALNIATPGVLENDTDADGDALTVIDVNGEPANIGTQITLESGALLTLNADGSFDYDPNGMFASLAEGETAEESFTYTAADSSGLMSTSTVVITIAGVNNAPVSSDDAYETTEDTALNIATPGVLENDTDADGDALTVIDVNGEPANIGTQITLDSGALLTLNADGSFDYDPNGAFAALAEGETAEDSFTYTAADGSGLMSSSTVVITIQGVTNLIVENDELVTDEDNSLSISAPGLLGNDTGAATVVSVNGEAVNVGSQITLASGALLTVNADGSFDYDPNGSFETLPGGESTLDSFSYTADDGSGTTADATVTIVINGVNDAPVANDDAFSTDEATALSIVPVGVMFNDVETEGQAMAITAVNDVTVDVGTPITLASGALLTLNADGSFDYDPNGMYDELANGELATDSFTYTVSDSDGGSDTATVVLTINGLDTDNGTNLPPLNHVPGTQTTAAGQSLAFGSATGNAISVSDPDANGAFVQVTISVQHGTLQLASLNATRIMLVGSFEQISSLLNGLVYTPNDGYSGTDTFTINSNDRGATGTGSPRTDVDTFDIVVTPSESVEEFFADSESLDDLLFS from the coding sequence ATGACGATGAAGAATAAATATCGCACACGTCGCAACGCTTTTAGTATGGGTTCCGAACGCCTGGAAGAGCGCCGCGTGATGGACGCATCCGCGCCGAACTTCGATCTTTCTGGCGTCGAGACCGAAACCGCCTATGTCGGCGACCAATACTCGCTCGATCTGCTGGCCGCCGGCGGAACCATCACCGAGGGTGAATTCACCTTTGTGCTCGACCCGGATCCCGATCAAACGCCCTCGGGCGCGACGATTTCTCCAGAAGGGGTAATCCATTGGACTCCGTCGATGGATCAAGTCGGATCGCACACGTTCCGCGTTATCGCGATGAACCACGATTCGCCGCAAAAGGGGGACTTCGAGTCGATCACCATCGAAGTGTCGCTGGGCGAACCGAATGTTGATTTGAACGGCGAAGACGCCGAAGGGGTCGACTTCGAGACAACTTATCAGTTTGGCCAGGGGCCGGTCAGCGTCGCCGATAGCGATATGACCGTCGCCGATCCTAACAATGAAACGCTGATGTCGGCCACAGTGACAATCACCAACTTGGCCGACGGTGATGCCGAGCTGCTGACCGTCAACACCGAAGGAACGAGCATCTCGGCCGAGTACGCTGGCGGCGAGTTGCAACTGACCGGCGAAGCGACAATCGCCGAGTACCAACAAGTGCTTCGTTCGGTTCGTTACAGCAATTCCAACGCCGCCGCCGATGCGACGCCGCGCGTCATTGAGTTCAGCGTCAACGATGGCCTTTCAGACAGCGCCATTGCAACTAGCATGGTAAACGTCAATCTCCCCCCCAACCTGTCGCCGATCGCCGATCAGGAACTGGACGCCGGCCATGATTTGATGTTCGAGATCTCAGCCACCGATCCGAACGCGGAGGACGAACTCTCGTTCATGATCGACCCCGAATCCCCCACCTTCGTTTCGTTGATCCAAGAAGTCGGAACGCGAACCGCCCAATTGCTGCTAACGCCGGGCCTTGACGTTACGCCCGGGATGTTTGAGATTTCAATCCTGGTCTTCGACAACGCCGGCCTGGCAGACGTCGAATCGTTCTTTGTCGAAGTGATGGCGAACGAAGCGCCGGTCTCCGTCGACGACGCCTATGAAACGGCGGAAGACACCGCACTCAACATCTCGGCGCCAGGCGTGCTCGAAAATGACACCGACGCCGATGGAGACCCGCTCAGCGTGGTCGAAGTTAACGGCGAATCGGCAAGCGTGGGCGCACCAATCACCCTCGACTCAGGCGCACTGCTCACGTTGAACGCCGATGGCAGTTTTGACTACGATCCCAGCGGCGCGTTCGCAGCTCTGACCGAAGGAGAAACCGCGGAAGAAAGCTTCACCTATACCGCCGCCGACAGCACAGGCCAGATGAGCACTTCGTCCGTCGTGATCACCATTGCCGGGGTCAACAACGCACCGGTCAGCAGCGACGATGCTTACGAAACTTCCGAAGATACTGCGCTCAATATTTCGGCGTCAGGCGTACTCGAAAATGACACCGATGCCGATGGAGACGCGTTAACCGTCGTCGATATCAACGGCGAATCGGCCGATATCGGCACGCAGATCACGCTCGATTCGGGCGCGTTGCTCACGCTCAATGCGGACGGCAGTTTTGACTATGATCCGAACGGCGCCTTTGCCGCTTTGGCCGAAGGGGAGACTGCGGAAGAAAGCTTCACTTATACTGCCGCCGACAGCAGCGGTCTAATGAGCAGTTCCACCGTCGTGATCACCATTGCCGGGGTCAACAACGCGCCGGTCAGCAGCGACGATGCTTACGAAACTTCCGAAGATACTGCGCTCAATATTTCGGCGTCAGGCGTGCTCGAAAATGACACCGATGTCGATGGAGACGCGTTAACCGTCGTCGATATCAACGGCGAACCAACCAGCGTCGGTACGCAGATCACGCTCGATTCGGGCGCATTGCTCACTTTGAACGCCGATGGCAGCTTTGACTACGATCCCAACGGCGCCTTCGCGTCGCTCGCCGAAGCTGAGACCGCAGAGGATAGCTTCACCTATACCGCGGCCGATAGCAGCGGATTGATGAGCACTTCGACAGTCGTGATCACGATTGCTGGGGTCAACAATGCACCGGTTAGCAGTGACGATGCCTATGAGACAGCGGAGGATGCGATTCTCAATATCGCCGCTCCCGGTGTTTTGGGAAACGATGTCGACGCTGACGGTGATAGCCTGACTGTCGTCGACATCAACGGCGAGCCAGCCGACTTGGGTACGCAGATCACGCTCGACTCGGGCGCGTTGCTCACGTTGAACGCGGACGGCAGTTTTGACTATGACCCGAATGGCATGTTCGCGTCGCTCGCCGAAGCTGAGACCGCAGAGGATAGCTTCACCTATACCGCGGCCGATGGCAGCGGCTTGATGAGCACTTCCACCGTGGTGATTACGATTGCTGGGGTCGATCACGCACCGGTCAGTAATGACGATGCCTATGATACAGCGGAAGATACCGCGCTCAACATCGCTTTGCCGGGCGTGTTGGAAAATGATACCGATGCGGACGGCGATGCGTTAACCGTAATCGACGTGAACGGCGAACCGGCCGATATCGGTACGCAGATCACGCTCGATTCGGGCGCGTTGCTCACGTTGAACGCGGACGGCAGCTTTGACTACGATCCCAACGGCGCCTTCGCGTCACTCGCCGAAGCTGAGACCGCAGAGGATAGCTTCACCTATACCGCGGCCGATGGCAGCGGCTTGATGAGCACTTCCACCGTGGTGATTACGATTGCCGGGGTCAACAACGCACCGGTCAGCAGTGACGATGCCTATGAAACGACGGAAGATACCGCCCTCAACATCGCAACGCCGGGCGTGCTCGAAAATGACACCGATGCCGATGGCGATGCGTTAACCGTAATCGACGTGAACGGCGAACCGGCCAATATCGGCACGCAGATCACGCTCGATTCGGGCGCATTGCTCACGCTGAACGCCGACGGCAGTTTTGACTATGACCCCAACGGCGCCTTCGCCGCTTTGGCTGAAGGGGAGACTGCGGAAGAAAGCTTCACTTATACTGCCGCCGACAGCAGCGGTCTAATGAGCAGTTCGACCGTCGTGATCACCATTGCCGGGGTCAACAACGCACCGGTCAGCAGTGACGATGCCTATGAGACAGCGGAAGATACTGCCCTCAACATCGCAACGCCGGGCGTGCTCGAAAATGATACCGATGCGGACGGCGATGCGTTAACCGTAATCGACGTGAACGGCGAACCGGCCAATATCGGTACGCAGATCACGCTAGAATCGGGCGCCTTGCTCACTCTGAATGCCGACGGCAGCTTTGACTACGACCCCAACGGCATGTTCGCTTCACTGGCTGAAGGAGAAACCGCCGAGGAAAGCTTCACCTATACCGCCGCCGATAGCAGCGGATTGATGAGCACTTCCACCGTCGTGATCACCATTGCCGGGGTCAACAACGCACCGGTCAGCAGTGACGATGCCTATGAAACGACGGAAGATACCGCCCTCAACATCGCAACGCCGGGCGTGCTCGAAAATGACACCGATGCCGATGGCGATGCGTTAACCGTAATCGACGTGAACGGCGAACCGGCCAATATCGGCACGCAGATCACGCTCGATTCGGGCGCATTGCTCACGCTGAACGCCGACGGCAGTTTTGACTATGACCCCAACGGCGCCTTCGCCGCTTTGGCTGAAGGGGAGACTGCGGAAGATAGCTTCACCTATACCGCGGCCGATGGCAGCGGTTTAATGAGCAGTTCGACCGTCGTGATCACCATCCAAGGGGTGACTAACCTTATCGTCGAAAATGATGAGCTCGTCACCGACGAGGACAATTCGTTGTCGATTTCGGCGCCGGGCTTGCTTGGCAATGATACCGGCGCCGCGACGGTCGTTTCCGTTAACGGCGAAGCGGTCAATGTGGGATCGCAAATCACCTTGGCCTCCGGCGCGTTGCTGACGGTAAACGCCGACGGCAGTTTCGATTATGACCCGAACGGATCGTTTGAAACGCTTCCCGGCGGCGAGTCGACGCTCGACTCGTTCAGCTATACCGCCGATGACGGTAGCGGGACGACGGCCGACGCGACGGTGACGATCGTGATCAACGGAGTGAATGACGCACCGGTCGCCAATGATGACGCCTTCTCGACCGATGAGGCGACCGCATTGTCGATCGTACCGGTTGGCGTGATGTTTAACGATGTCGAAACCGAAGGACAAGCGATGGCGATCACCGCCGTCAATGATGTCACGGTCGATGTCGGCACGCCGATCACGCTGGCGTCGGGAGCACTGTTGACGCTCAACGCCGACGGCAGTTTTGACTACGATCCCAACGGGATGTACGACGAACTAGCCAACGGTGAACTAGCGACCGACAGTTTCACCTATACGGTCAGTGACAGCGATGGAGGATCAGACACCGCGACGGTGGTGCTGACCATCAACGGTTTGGACACCGACAATGGGACGAACCTGCCCCCTTTGAACCATGTCCCCGGTACTCAGACGACTGCCGCGGGACAATCCTTGGCCTTTGGTTCAGCCACTGGCAACGCTATTTCTGTCAGCGACCCTGACGCGAACGGCGCCTTTGTGCAAGTGACGATTTCGGTCCAACATGGAACGCTGCAATTGGCTTCGCTCAATGCAACGCGGATCATGTTGGTCGGATCATTCGAGCAGATTTCGTCGCTGCTGAACGGCCTGGTCTACACGCCGAATGACGGCTACTCCGGCACCGATACCTTCACGATCAATTCCAATGATCGAGGAGCAACTGGCACCGGCAGTCCGCGAACCGACGTCGACACGTTCGACATCGTCGTCACGCCCTCTGAATCGGTCGAAGAATTCTTCGCCGATTCCGAATCGCTCGACGATCTGTTGTTCAGCTAA
- a CDS encoding DUF3500 domain-containing protein: MRRPAYLSMILFLALSMSAVGWALFRPATTGTAMTVAANALVQSLDEDEKAVAVFAYDSPKRVDWHFIPKDARKGLKIGDMSEDQRKLAYALLKSALSDVGYEKTTKIMDLENLLLQLQKKGPIRDPLRYYVTIFGQPKVDSRWGLSFEGHHLSLNFVVEGNSVISASPQALCTNPAELKEDYSAKYSKGYRILKLEETLAFELVNSLSADQAKTALIAAKAPAEIRNPGLPHPPTDKAEGIAAKDLTASQQEMLRNLIDIYVSAMPADVAESRLQQIRAAGFDNIHFAWAGATKPGVGHYYRIHGPSFVIELVNTQPDVAGNLANHVHCIYRDMTGDFALPIE; this comes from the coding sequence ATGCGACGACCCGCCTATTTGTCGATGATTCTGTTTCTTGCTCTTTCGATGTCGGCCGTCGGCTGGGCGCTGTTTCGTCCTGCGACCACAGGAACCGCAATGACGGTCGCCGCCAACGCATTGGTGCAATCGCTCGACGAGGACGAGAAAGCGGTCGCCGTATTCGCATACGATTCTCCGAAACGCGTCGATTGGCACTTCATTCCGAAAGACGCGCGAAAAGGATTGAAGATCGGCGACATGAGTGAGGATCAACGGAAGTTAGCGTACGCGTTGCTCAAGTCGGCGCTTAGCGATGTCGGCTATGAAAAAACGACCAAGATCATGGATCTAGAAAATTTGCTTCTGCAGTTGCAGAAGAAGGGCCCGATTCGCGATCCGCTGCGCTACTATGTGACGATCTTTGGCCAGCCGAAAGTTGATTCGCGCTGGGGACTGAGCTTTGAAGGGCATCACCTGTCGCTCAACTTTGTGGTTGAAGGCAACAGCGTTATCTCCGCTTCGCCGCAAGCGCTCTGTACGAATCCGGCCGAGTTGAAAGAAGACTATTCGGCCAAGTACTCCAAGGGCTATCGCATCCTGAAACTGGAAGAGACGTTGGCCTTTGAGTTGGTCAATAGCTTGTCGGCCGATCAGGCGAAGACCGCGCTGATCGCCGCGAAGGCGCCGGCCGAGATTCGCAATCCGGGACTGCCTCACCCGCCGACCGACAAAGCGGAAGGAATCGCCGCCAAAGATTTGACCGCGTCGCAGCAAGAGATGCTCCGCAACCTGATCGACATCTACGTCTCGGCGATGCCCGCCGATGTGGCCGAAAGCCGCCTGCAGCAAATTCGCGCCGCTGGTTTTGACAACATCCATTTCGCCTGGGCGGGGGCAACGAAGCCGGGGGTGGGACATTACTACCGCATTCATGGTCCGAGCTTTGTCATCGAACTGGTGAACACGCAACCCGACGTGGCCGGCAATCTCGCGAACCATGTCCATTGCATCTACCGAGACATGACCGGCGATTTTGCATTGCCGATCGAGTAA
- a CDS encoding CBS domain-containing protein: protein MATAKPILDQSLSTIVTYNPMSASLDTTLEELLEQVYMVGFHHWPVIDEDQHVVGIVSDEDVVRTAAMHESAHMSNRFCDARGPIRITEFMSSKVYAISYDTDVSTALRMMLDKGVNSLPVTEDDRLSAMVTSSDFLREFSFSDHDACRAAVKTYLDLTPVQVPFDSSIEEVKMACEAEGAIYAVVMNGDFPLGVISRRDIRRAKSRDLARVMYLSEDPKSIRAADIIRESHSILPTDTMRSAAQTMHNMQLQALVVANHQNELVGVLTQEQILQVML, encoded by the coding sequence ATGGCGACCGCCAAGCCCATTCTTGACCAATCGTTAAGCACCATCGTGACTTACAATCCGATGAGCGCTTCGTTGGATACAACTCTCGAGGAACTGCTCGAGCAAGTCTACATGGTTGGATTCCACCATTGGCCAGTGATCGACGAGGATCAACACGTGGTGGGGATCGTTTCGGACGAAGATGTCGTTCGCACTGCAGCGATGCATGAATCGGCGCATATGTCGAATCGATTTTGCGACGCTCGCGGGCCGATTCGCATCACCGAATTCATGTCGTCCAAGGTCTATGCGATCTCTTACGACACCGACGTCTCGACAGCACTGCGAATGATGCTGGACAAGGGAGTGAATTCTCTACCGGTTACTGAAGATGACCGTCTTTCCGCAATGGTCACCTCGTCCGACTTCTTGCGCGAGTTCTCATTTTCGGACCATGACGCTTGCCGCGCCGCAGTGAAGACCTATCTCGATCTCACGCCGGTGCAGGTTCCGTTTGATTCCAGCATTGAAGAAGTGAAGATGGCGTGCGAAGCCGAAGGCGCTATTTACGCCGTGGTGATGAACGGCGACTTCCCGCTCGGCGTCATCTCTCGCCGTGATATCCGTCGCGCCAAAAGTCGCGACTTGGCCCGCGTGATGTATCTATCGGAAGATCCGAAATCGATTCGAGCTGCCGACATCATTCGTGAGTCACACTCGATTTTGCCAACCGATACGATGCGTAGCGCCGCCCAGACGATGCACAACATGCAATTACAAGCGCTGGTGGTTGCGAACCACCAGAACGAATTGGTCGGCGTTCTGACGCAGGAACAGATCTTGCAAGTGATGCTCTAA